In Spirosoma sp. KUDC1026, the sequence GCGTCAACGGCTTCAACCGGTTTCGGCCGACCAATTTTCACACGAGTCTGTTCGACCCCAAAGTACATATCAACTCGCTCAGCGTTAACGAAGAACCATTCAGCGGTAATGGCTACGTGGGTGAGGCCGACCGGGTTGAGTTGTCGCCCGAGCAGAACACGATTGCGCTTGACTTTGCCACCATCGACTTTTTCAGCAACGGGCATAACAATTACCAGTACCAGCTGAAAAACTACGACGATCGCTGGGTATCATCGGGGGAACGCACGTATGTACGCTACGCCAATCTGCCCGCGGGTGATTACATTTTTCAGGTCAAAGCCGCGAATAAGGACGGTCGCTGGAGCAACTACACCCGGCGGCTGATAATTCATATTGCCCATCCGCTCTGGCAGCGACCTCCCTTCCTGCTGGCGGCCTTACTAATGCTGACACTGCTCATTTTTTTCTGGATCAAACGACGCGATACGATGCTGCGCCGGCAGGACGCCGAACGACTGCGGCTGGCTTACGACATTCAGGAACAGGTCAAGAAAGAGATTGCCCGCGATCTGCACGACGAAATCGGCACCCGCCTGGCCACCATCAAGCTGTATACGACTCAGCTCACGCGGCAGGTCGGTGAAACACCAACCATTATTTCTTTGCGCACCACCATTTTTGGCTTGATTAACGAAACCATCAGCGACGTCCGGGATTTGCTACGCAAACTCAACCCGCAAACACTGGAACGACATGGCTACGTAGCAGCTGTCGATGAGCTGTTTTCCCGGATCAACGCTACGGGGATTATTGATATGCAGCTGGACATAACCGGCCTGGTTGAATCGGCTCCAGACCCCGATCCGCTTAATTATCGGTTCAAAGCCACTACCGAGGTAATGCTTTACCGGATTACGCAGGAATTGGTCAATAACTCGCTTAAACACGCGAACGCCAGCCGGATTACGTTGCGGCTTCAGGTACAGAATGACCGCCTGCTGCTCGCCTATACCGATAATGGTCAGGGATTCGACCACGATAAGATCCGCCAAAATTCTACCGGCCTGGGTCTGGGCAGTATCGAATCAAGGGCAGCCATTCTGAACGGTCGAACCATCTGGCAGACCAGCCCGGGGCACGGGATGCATGTTCTGATCGACGTACCAACGGAAAAACTTTCCAACCGGCGGTTTACGAACAGCCGGAAACCGGCCTCCGACGATCTTAATCAGACACGGGAACAATAGGGCCGAGCCGGGGAATCAGGCCAAGTGAGTCGCGCTGAAGCAGTAATTCAAACAAGCGTACCGTAGCGGCTGCATCACCCTGCGCCCGGTGGCGGTCATTCAGCGGGATATTCAGCGACGCGCAGAGTTTGCCCAGGCTATAGGATGGGTAACCCGGAATCAGTTTGCGGCTCGTTCGAACGGTGCAGAGTGTACGTCGGGCGAAATCATAACCTGCCCATTCGAGCTCTTTCTTGAGAAAGTTAAAGTCGAAACTAACGTTGTGAGCCACAAAGACAGCATCCTGCGTTATTTCAACAATCCGCGAGGCTACGTCAGCAAAAAGAGGAGCGTCCTGCACCAGTTCTTCCGTGATACCTGTCAGATGCCGGATAAACGGCGGGATCGGGCATTCCGGATTGAGCAGTGTATGAAATGAATCCACGACCTGCTGGCCATCATGGCGAAATATGGCAATCTCAGTCAGGCGGGTTTCTCCTTTGACGCCCCCTGTCGATTCTACGTCAACGATACAATACACGGTATAAATATACGACTTTACAGCGTTCGTTGGCTTTTCCGGCTAACGGGCGGCCTGCAATAGCCGACTTTTTAGAGGTCTATTGGCCACGACACCCTGACGAATCAGTTCCATTGTATACTCCAGTACGTATTCCCGGTTGGTCATCAGGTCGTTATAGGTTCGTTCGACCGTAAAGTCGGGTTCGACCGTAAATCCATTCGCACGGTCGGCAGTAACGGAGTGAGTCAGCTTTTTGAGTGGAATACGTACCTGAATGCGGGAGTTGGGTAGCGTAACGGTCTTGAAATGGCCCGCAAAATCGCCCCAGTATGCACTTCCGCTGGCTTCGCCCACAAAGGTACCCAGACCCGCGTCAAGCGTTTTTGCCAGAACCGACGTGGTTGCCGAAAACGAAGCCCCATTTACCAGAAAATACAACTTTCCTTTGAAGGCATTCTGTTTGTACGGATGGTACTGATGCCGACCCGACCGGCTGGCAAACCCGCCCCGGGCATCGGTTTTGTAGCGCAGGCTGAAATTGAGGGCCGACAGCGGATTCCAGCGGGTAATCAGTTCGGCGCGGGCAGCCCGTTTCATTTCCTCCTGCTCCATGATCGCAAACTTCCTCGGCATCCAGTACCGCAGCAGTTCGGCCGAGTTCGCCACAATGCCTCCGCCGTTC encodes:
- a CDS encoding PolC-type DNA polymerase III — protein: MYCIVDVESTGGVKGETRLTEIAIFRHDGQQVVDSFHTLLNPECPIPPFIRHLTGITEELVQDAPLFADVASRIVEITQDAVFVAHNVSFDFNFLKKELEWAGYDFARRTLCTVRTSRKLIPGYPSYSLGKLCASLNIPLNDRHRAQGDAAATVRLFELLLQRDSLGLIPRLGPIVPVSD